In Synechocystis sp. PCC 6714, the following are encoded in one genomic region:
- the cdaA gene encoding diadenylate cyclase CdaA: protein MSGFPPDFASLLPLFHGAIDLGLVIGLFYLLSRVFGENQTLWIMRGMLVLMVAQVVSDRLNLELLKFVLEKFVLGTAVALAVIFQAEIRRFLELLGQGRFLELLRRRSSSPPSTDAIDEIVDAVKELSQNRIGALMVMEAQGILDSRIFLNRGVAIDSKLSKELLQTIFQPKTLLHDGAIFIRGSRLVSAGVILPLSERSASRQLGTRHRAAMGITEKSENCLCIVVSEETGSITLARGGNLNRPLTSSKLKELLETEYAPPTERESVTPQLSRLSRSLSNQSWGILKRLLWLPSSTAQNDKK from the coding sequence ATGTCGGGCTTTCCCCCGGATTTTGCCTCCCTGCTTCCCCTATTCCATGGCGCCATTGATCTCGGTTTAGTCATCGGTTTGTTTTACCTACTAAGCCGGGTCTTTGGTGAAAATCAAACCCTATGGATTATGCGGGGGATGTTGGTGTTGATGGTGGCCCAAGTGGTGAGCGATCGCCTCAACTTGGAGCTGTTGAAATTTGTGCTGGAAAAATTTGTTCTCGGCACAGCGGTGGCCCTAGCGGTGATCTTCCAGGCGGAAATAAGACGATTTTTAGAACTTCTGGGGCAGGGAAGATTTTTAGAATTATTGCGGCGGCGTAGTTCTAGCCCCCCCAGCACCGATGCCATTGATGAAATTGTTGATGCGGTCAAAGAACTGTCTCAAAATCGCATTGGCGCTCTAATGGTAATGGAGGCCCAGGGCATTTTGGACAGCCGTATTTTTCTCAACCGAGGAGTGGCCATTGACAGTAAATTGTCCAAGGAACTATTGCAAACTATTTTTCAGCCCAAAACCTTGCTTCATGACGGCGCCATTTTCATTCGGGGCTCTCGATTAGTATCCGCCGGGGTAATTTTGCCCCTCTCAGAGCGCAGTGCTTCCAGGCAATTGGGCACTAGGCACAGGGCTGCCATGGGCATCACCGAAAAAAGTGAAAACTGTCTTTGCATTGTGGTTTCTGAGGAAACTGGCTCCATTACCCTGGCCCGGGGGGGAAATCTCAACCGTCCCCTCACTAGCAGTAAACTAAAGGAATTGCTGGAAACTGAATACGCTCCCCCTACGGAGAGGGAGTCCGTTACCCCCCAACTCAGCCGCCTGAGCCGTAGCCTGAGTAACCAAAGTTGGGGAATACTCAAACGTTTACTTTGGCTGCCTTCCTCAACTGCCCAAAACGACAAAAAATGA
- the uppS gene encoding polyprenyl diphosphate synthase, translating into MTIKPVILETLPPDLDRQRLPQHVAVIMDGNGRWAKQRGMPRIMGHQRGVDSLKNLLRCCDDWGISALTAYAFSTENWGRPLEEVEFLMTLFERVLRRELKEMMAENVRIRFVGNLTSLPHSLQDEIARSMEDTKNNTGIRFTVATNYGGRQEIVHVCQAIAREVQAGDLDPEAIDEGMVEKYLYTEGLSHPDLLIRTSGELRISNFLLWQMAYAEIYVTSTLWPDFDRQAFHLALRDYQQRHRRFGKV; encoded by the coding sequence ATGACTATTAAACCTGTCATCTTAGAAACATTACCGCCGGACTTAGACCGGCAACGGTTACCCCAACATGTGGCGGTCATCATGGATGGGAATGGCCGCTGGGCAAAGCAGAGGGGTATGCCACGGATTATGGGGCATCAACGGGGGGTGGACTCCTTAAAGAATTTGTTGCGTTGCTGTGATGACTGGGGAATCTCCGCTCTGACGGCCTATGCGTTTTCCACTGAAAATTGGGGGCGCCCTTTGGAAGAAGTGGAATTTTTAATGACCCTGTTTGAACGGGTGCTACGGCGGGAATTGAAAGAAATGATGGCGGAAAATGTCCGCATTCGTTTTGTAGGCAATCTCACCTCTTTGCCCCATTCCCTCCAGGACGAAATTGCCCGCTCCATGGAGGACACAAAAAACAATACTGGTATTCGCTTCACCGTGGCCACTAACTATGGCGGCCGCCAGGAAATTGTCCATGTCTGTCAGGCGATCGCCAGGGAAGTACAAGCGGGGGACTTAGACCCAGAGGCCATCGACGAAGGAATGGTGGAAAAATATCTCTACACAGAAGGTTTATCCCATCCCGATCTGCTTATCCGCACCAGTGGGGAGTTAAGGATCAGTAACTTTTTGCTCTGGCAAATGGCCTACGCAGAAATTTATGTTACCTCGACCCTCTGGCCAGACTTTGATCGCCAGGCCTTTCATTTAGCATTGCGGGACTATCAACAACGCCATCGCCGCTTTGGCAAGGTTTAG
- a CDS encoding ABC transporter ATP-binding protein translates to MSDMMIRVENLGKKYMIGHQKESGSNYVALRDVLADGAKSLVKQFTGQGKGDRRPIQEEFWALKDVSFEVKRGECVGIIGRNGAGKSTLLKILSRITEPTTGRIELHGRVASLLEVGTGFHPELTGRENIYLNGAILGMSRREIKAKFDEIVDFAEVEKFLDTPVKRYSSGMYVRLAFAVAAHLEPEILVVDEVLAVGDAAFQKKCLGKIGEVSEKEGRTVLFVSHNMTAVDQLTAKCLLLEQGQKINFAKSNDTIFQYLNLSHDLKQKNNIYEKKSSDFDKKKEIEFSRIIINYGEQYLRGEITYFVYRKVESVVAVQLSNSHGANILTIRDTDSDPMLFKKNKGIYKAEFSVSLDSLIIDTYYLTFSLANMVDRRYEFLENLLSFEISLSKDPASGWSRSGIIFKESQWKVSLLQDQLACA, encoded by the coding sequence ATGTCGGACATGATGATCCGGGTGGAAAATTTAGGCAAAAAGTACATGATCGGTCACCAAAAGGAAAGTGGCTCGAATTATGTGGCGTTGCGGGATGTGCTAGCAGATGGGGCCAAGTCCCTGGTGAAGCAGTTTACGGGCCAAGGCAAAGGCGATCGCCGCCCAATCCAAGAAGAGTTTTGGGCATTGAAGGATGTGTCGTTTGAGGTGAAGCGGGGGGAATGCGTTGGCATTATTGGCCGCAATGGGGCAGGGAAATCGACGTTATTAAAAATCTTGAGTCGGATTACAGAGCCTACTACCGGCAGGATTGAACTCCATGGCCGGGTGGCGAGTTTGTTGGAGGTGGGGACGGGGTTCCATCCTGAACTAACGGGGAGGGAAAATATTTATTTGAATGGAGCAATCTTGGGAATGAGTCGGCGGGAAATCAAAGCGAAATTTGATGAGATTGTGGATTTTGCAGAGGTAGAAAAGTTCCTTGATACACCAGTAAAGCGTTATTCTTCGGGGATGTATGTGCGGTTGGCGTTTGCGGTGGCGGCCCATTTGGAACCGGAGATTTTGGTGGTGGATGAGGTGTTGGCGGTGGGAGATGCGGCATTCCAAAAAAAGTGTTTGGGGAAGATAGGGGAGGTGAGTGAGAAAGAGGGAAGGACTGTTTTATTTGTTAGTCATAATATGACGGCTGTTGATCAGCTAACTGCTAAATGCTTGCTTTTGGAACAAGGGCAAAAAATAAATTTCGCTAAAAGTAATGATACTATTTTCCAATACTTAAATCTTTCTCATGACCTGAAACAGAAGAATAATATTTATGAGAAAAAATCAAGCGACTTTGATAAAAAAAAAGAAATTGAATTTTCCCGCATAATAATCAATTATGGTGAACAATATTTGAGAGGAGAAATTACATACTTCGTGTACAGGAAAGTAGAGAGCGTAGTTGCAGTGCAGCTGTCAAATTCTCATGGAGCAAATATTCTAACTATTAGAGATACTGATAGTGATCCTATGTTATTCAAAAAAAACAAAGGAATCTATAAAGCTGAGTTTTCAGTTTCTTTAGATTCTTTAATCATTGACACATATTATTTAACTTTTTCATTAGCTAACATGGTAGATAGAAGATATGAGTTTTTGGAAAATTTATTGTCGTTTGAGATTAGTTTGAGTAAAGATCCAGCTTCAGGTTGGTCTCGTAGTGGAATTATTTTTAAAGAGTCCCAATGGAAAGTAAGCCTACTACAAGATCAATTAGCTTGTGCATAA
- a CDS encoding type II toxin-antitoxin system HicA family toxin gives MPQKIRELKAMLLKVVFTERAGKGSHSIWIHEKLPELLITIAGKDREDAKIYLEKYIK, from the coding sequence ATGCCCCAAAAAATACGTGAACTGAAAGCAATGCTCCTAAAGGTTGTATTCACCGAGCGTGCAGGCAAAGGCAGTCATTCAATCTGGATTCATGAAAAATTGCCAGAACTGCTCATTACTATTGCAGGGAAAGATCGGGAAGATGCTAAAATTTATCTAGAAAAATATATTAAATAG
- the corA gene encoding magnesium/cobalt transporter CorA — protein MPQTQPGIEDFLLRQLRHPQEEEEEEDYFDYFYDEPGSEPGTLSIEPDAPPSRIVLVDYSPSHAVRKSDISPNALRPYLGTNTVSWMDIEGLGSEEVLKEVGEIFKLHPLLLEDIVNVPQRAKVEDYNDHVMVIAHRVRPNREEDGFESEQVSFVLGKRYLLTFQEGHIIDCFNPLRERIRTNQGKVCQQGADYLCYLLIDMLIDEYFPLLEDYEERIEALEDTIIRNPNSSLMEEIYHIRRELLALRRLIWPLRHVMNVLLRDTTNSIVTADVRIYFRDCYDHIIQVLDIIEAYRELASSLMEVYMTAMSNKMNEVMKFLTVISTIFIPLTFIAGVYGMNFKEMPELESPWGYYITWMIMILIAGGSLYFFWRKGWLSPSYDLGEK, from the coding sequence ATGCCCCAAACCCAACCCGGCATTGAGGATTTTCTCCTGCGCCAACTGCGTCATCCCCAAGAAGAAGAGGAAGAAGAAGATTATTTTGACTACTTTTATGACGAGCCGGGTAGTGAACCGGGTACCCTCAGCATTGAACCCGATGCTCCCCCTTCCCGCATTGTGTTGGTGGACTATAGTCCCAGCCACGCTGTGCGTAAATCCGATATTAGTCCCAATGCCCTGAGGCCTTATTTGGGAACAAACACCGTTTCCTGGATGGATATTGAAGGTCTAGGCAGTGAAGAAGTTCTCAAAGAAGTGGGGGAAATTTTCAAATTACACCCCCTACTTTTAGAAGATATTGTTAACGTCCCTCAGCGGGCCAAGGTTGAAGATTATAACGATCATGTGATGGTTATTGCCCATCGGGTACGGCCTAATCGAGAAGAAGATGGTTTTGAAAGCGAACAGGTAAGTTTTGTGTTGGGCAAGCGCTACCTTTTAACTTTTCAAGAAGGACACATTATTGACTGTTTTAATCCTTTACGGGAGCGAATTCGCACCAACCAAGGCAAAGTCTGCCAACAAGGAGCAGATTACCTTTGCTACCTGTTAATTGATATGTTAATTGACGAATACTTTCCTCTGTTGGAAGACTATGAGGAACGCATTGAAGCCCTAGAAGACACCATTATTCGTAATCCCAACAGTTCATTAATGGAAGAAATTTACCATATTCGCCGGGAGTTATTAGCCCTGAGACGGCTAATTTGGCCCCTGCGCCATGTGATGAATGTACTTCTACGGGATACCACCAATTCCATCGTTACAGCGGACGTGAGAATTTATTTTCGAGACTGCTACGACCACATTATTCAGGTATTAGATATTATCGAAGCTTATCGGGAATTGGCCTCTAGCTTGATGGAGGTTTATATGACTGCTATGAGCAATAAAATGAACGAAGTAATGAAGTTTTTAACTGTGATTTCGACTATTTTTATTCCCCTGACTTTTATCGCCGGGGTTTATGGCATGAACTTCAAAGAAATGCCAGAATTAGAAAGTCCCTGGGGTTATTACATTACCTGGATGATAATGATTTTAATTGCCGGTGGTTCCCTTTATTTCTTCTGGCGCAAAGGCTGGCTTAGCCCATCTTATGACTTGGGGGAAAAGTAG
- the lysA gene encoding diaminopimelate decarboxylase, translated as MISTEMSRPATGSTLIKTPASSSPNQNLLPLTAVVNDSGELEIGGCSVPALVEQFGSPLYILDETTLRQAAQQYRQSFRTHYPGPSQVIYASKAWSCLAVVAIAAQEGLGFDVVSGGELFTTVEALKQLGWNDSDIADKIYFHGNNKSVQELQEAIAVNCTIIVDNWLELQTLTKLAANSGAPVRIMLRLTPGIECHTHEYIKTGHLDSKFGFDPNQLEAVFTYIAQQPQLHCLGLHAHIGSQIFERQPHQDLGEVLVQWFGKGLTYGLPLTELNIGGGLGICYTESDDPPSIEEWAKAAALSVAKACDSHNLPYPKLIAEPGRSLVGSACVTAYRVGGRKVVPDIRTYIAVDGGMSDNPRPITYQSVYRVALANRMNDQLTETVTVAGKHCESGDILVRDVALPAVEPGDVLVVAATGAYNYSMASNYNRLGRPAAVLVHQGQANLILQRETYTDLLRQDCLPSRLLS; from the coding sequence ATGATTTCCACTGAAATGTCTCGCCCTGCCACCGGAAGCACATTGATCAAAACCCCGGCTTCCTCCTCCCCCAACCAGAATCTTTTGCCTTTGACCGCCGTGGTAAATGATAGTGGCGAACTAGAAATTGGCGGTTGCAGTGTGCCAGCCCTAGTGGAACAGTTTGGTTCTCCCCTCTACATTTTGGATGAAACGACTCTGCGACAAGCGGCCCAGCAATATCGTCAATCTTTCCGAACCCATTACCCCGGCCCTAGCCAGGTCATCTATGCCTCCAAAGCCTGGAGTTGTTTGGCCGTAGTGGCGATCGCCGCCCAGGAAGGGTTAGGATTTGACGTGGTATCCGGCGGAGAATTATTCACCACGGTGGAAGCCCTTAAGCAATTGGGGTGGAATGACTCTGATATTGCCGACAAAATTTATTTCCATGGCAATAATAAATCGGTGCAGGAACTCCAAGAGGCGATCGCCGTTAATTGCACCATCATTGTGGATAACTGGCTGGAACTGCAAACCTTGACCAAATTGGCCGCCAATTCAGGGGCGCCAGTACGGATCATGTTGCGCCTCACCCCCGGCATCGAATGCCATACCCATGAGTACATTAAAACGGGTCACCTGGACAGTAAATTTGGCTTCGACCCCAATCAACTAGAAGCGGTTTTCACCTACATAGCCCAACAGCCCCAACTCCATTGTCTGGGGCTCCATGCCCACATCGGCTCCCAAATTTTTGAGCGGCAACCCCACCAGGATTTAGGAGAGGTATTGGTACAATGGTTCGGCAAAGGTTTGACCTATGGCTTGCCCTTGACGGAACTGAATATTGGCGGTGGCTTGGGCATTTGCTACACCGAAAGTGACGATCCCCCCAGCATTGAAGAATGGGCTAAAGCAGCGGCACTCTCTGTGGCCAAAGCCTGTGATAGTCACAATCTGCCCTATCCGAAATTAATTGCTGAGCCGGGACGCTCCCTAGTGGGTTCCGCCTGCGTAACCGCCTATCGAGTGGGGGGGCGCAAAGTGGTGCCGGATATCCGCACCTATATTGCCGTTGATGGCGGTATGTCCGACAATCCCCGTCCCATTACCTACCAGTCGGTGTATCGGGTCGCCCTAGCCAACCGCATGAACGACCAATTAACTGAAACTGTCACCGTTGCTGGGAAACATTGTGAGTCCGGCGATATTCTCGTTAGGGATGTGGCCCTGCCCGCCGTAGAGCCAGGGGATGTGCTAGTAGTTGCCGCCACCGGTGCCTACAACTACAGTATGGCCTCTAACTACAATCGCCTAGGTCGCCCCGCCGCCGTACTTGTCCACCAAGGGCAAGCAAACTTGATTCTGCAACGGGAAACCTACACTGACTTGCTACGCCAGGATTGTCTGCCCAGCCGATTACTGTCCTAA
- a CDS encoding DUF29 family protein has product MEELLELKMLLTQGNIPEALVLVEEMTEMSKDDKINKISSYAKILLLHLIKQQAEKRSTRSWDLFIANSVDEIQKTNRRRKAGGTYLSQDELREALADSYRIALARAATEAFEGRYSSEELAKMIDYDCLMVDALDLILNQSS; this is encoded by the coding sequence ATGGAGGAGTTACTGGAACTCAAAATGTTGTTAACTCAGGGTAATATACCCGAGGCTCTGGTGTTGGTGGAGGAGATGACGGAGATGAGCAAAGATGACAAAATCAACAAAATTAGTAGTTACGCCAAAATACTTCTCCTACATTTAATTAAGCAACAAGCGGAAAAGCGCAGTACTCGCTCTTGGGATTTATTTATCGCTAATTCAGTTGATGAAATTCAGAAAACAAATCGACGACGTAAGGCAGGTGGGACTTATTTATCTCAAGATGAATTAAGGGAGGCTTTGGCAGATAGTTATCGCATTGCTTTAGCAAGAGCCGCGACCGAGGCGTTTGAGGGTCGTTATTCTAGTGAAGAGTTAGCCAAAATGATTGATTATGATTGTCTTATGGTTGATGCTTTAGATTTAATTTTAAATCAGTCTAGTTAA
- a CDS encoding glycosyltransferase family 4 protein yields MKILHINQSDISGGAAIASYRLHQGLLSQGIDSKILVDIKKTKNDHIKQINRKRNLENLISRFNYRLGLNYISHFNTFQLTQDNFYQQSDILNLHNLHGDYFNYLALAKLTQEKPAVWTLHDMWSFTGHCAYSYDCKKWKTGCGKCPYLNVVPTVPRDNTAIEWKLKSWVYQRSDLNIVTLSNWLTELTKKSMLNRLSIHHIPNGVNTQDYQPLDPLLCRSVLGIAPKKKVLMFVAFGLSDPRKGSDLLIEALQNLPESLKKETILLTLGEGGENLREIVSVPIISLGYVSGDRLKSIAYSAADLFVFPTRADNLPLVLQESMACGTPMVSFAVGGVPDLVRPGITGELAQPENPQDFARKIVELLEDNKKRAKLGQNCRHIAETEYPIELQAQRYIQLYQQILGKKNIA; encoded by the coding sequence GTGAAAATTCTCCATATTAATCAATCTGATATTTCTGGTGGTGCGGCGATCGCCTCCTATCGTCTTCATCAAGGATTACTATCTCAAGGCATCGACTCAAAAATACTGGTTGATATTAAAAAAACTAAGAATGATCATATTAAGCAAATTAACCGTAAACGCAACTTAGAAAACTTAATTTCTCGCTTTAATTATCGTCTTGGATTAAATTATATTAGTCATTTTAACACTTTTCAATTAACCCAAGATAATTTTTACCAGCAAAGTGATATTCTTAATCTTCATAACCTACATGGTGATTATTTTAACTATCTCGCACTAGCCAAATTAACCCAAGAAAAACCTGCCGTTTGGACACTCCATGATATGTGGAGCTTTACAGGCCATTGTGCCTATAGCTATGATTGTAAAAAATGGAAAACAGGTTGTGGAAAGTGCCCCTATCTCAACGTTGTGCCTACTGTTCCCAGAGACAACACAGCGATAGAATGGAAATTGAAAAGCTGGGTCTATCAGCGTTCTGATCTAAACATTGTTACCCTTAGCAATTGGTTAACAGAACTAACGAAAAAAAGTATGCTTAACCGCCTTTCAATCCATCATATTCCCAATGGTGTAAATACCCAAGATTACCAGCCACTAGATCCGTTACTATGTCGCTCTGTTTTGGGCATTGCTCCCAAAAAAAAAGTTTTAATGTTTGTTGCTTTTGGACTCAGCGATCCTCGTAAAGGTAGCGATTTATTAATAGAAGCATTACAAAATTTACCTGAATCTCTTAAAAAAGAGACTATTTTATTAACACTAGGGGAGGGAGGTGAAAATCTCAGGGAAATAGTGAGTGTTCCTATTATAAGCTTAGGCTACGTCAGTGGTGATAGGCTTAAAAGCATTGCCTATTCTGCGGCAGACCTGTTTGTTTTTCCTACCCGGGCAGATAATTTACCTCTTGTATTGCAGGAAAGTATGGCTTGCGGCACACCAATGGTTTCCTTTGCTGTTGGTGGCGTTCCTGATTTAGTACGTCCTGGAATTACCGGCGAACTCGCCCAGCCAGAAAATCCCCAAGATTTTGCCCGAAAAATTGTTGAGTTACTTGAAGACAATAAGAAGAGGGCTAAACTCGGCCAAAACTGCCGCCATATTGCCGAAACAGAATATCCCATCGAACTGCAAGCCCAGCGCTATATTCAGCTTTATCAACAAATTCTTGGCAAAAAGAACATCGCGTAA
- a CDS encoding polysaccharide pyruvyl transferase family protein, producing MKIKKVYLLFLLIINDLKNKFFGEIFPKKPITLNLLVNDVCNSRCQMCLIWQNKKDVEISPEDLNQILQDDLFSQIKYIGVSGGEPTLRSDLPELFRIICSKKPKVLGVGIITNGIIENTVKQRVLDCAEICKLHGVSFNVMISLDGLDKVHDNVRGRENNFQSSISLLKFFREKTDIPVSFGCTITATNSLFVDELLDYAKSEGIYGRFRVAEFIDRLYNKNQIEYIKSFDDKTKYNLGLLFFRLEHDFETVATYQKTYRNIRGMLVEGKSRSIGCPYQLDSIVLSSRGDLLYCSPKSPILGNTMQVSAKSIYYSNLKIRKEIAKNHCQSCIHDYHEPVTFEEKLSSFLKHIKYKITYDCQNLLNQSSGIIKEQQIIQDIPLLTSKTILIVGWYGTETVGDKAILWSIIEQLKSRSNPPQIIYLSSLFTFVSHWTIKELELDQIKVIETYSSQFEKICSEADEIIMGGGPLMDIEPLNHILYAFIQGSKTKAINRIEGCGIGPLVSPIYTQVVSEIFRLADHITLRDNASTRRCKKEFKISHVKTVPDPATNYVLEIKQKLDRNFNGSPPLGSKPNISCFLREWGTDYANGLNESKYNCLKEKFETQLEQFILFIAQNKKTDIHLLPMHSFYVGGDDRIFNRYLAKSMQLHLNGCLDNIQVKFTRESISPLEIITTMHHAKLNICMRFHSVLFAETLNVPYLAIDYTQGGKIKAFLEDRGKLEKLIPLQEIAEGRWKEKIKQLL from the coding sequence ATGAAGATAAAAAAAGTATATTTATTATTCCTATTGATTATTAATGATTTGAAAAATAAATTTTTTGGAGAGATTTTTCCAAAAAAACCAATAACCTTGAACCTATTGGTAAATGATGTTTGCAATTCTCGCTGCCAAATGTGTCTAATTTGGCAAAATAAAAAAGATGTTGAAATTAGTCCAGAAGATTTAAATCAAATTTTGCAAGACGATTTGTTCAGTCAAATTAAATACATAGGGGTAAGTGGAGGAGAGCCTACTCTTAGGAGTGATTTGCCTGAGTTATTTAGGATAATTTGCTCGAAAAAACCTAAGGTTTTAGGAGTGGGGATTATCACTAACGGAATTATCGAGAACACCGTTAAACAAAGAGTTTTAGACTGTGCGGAAATATGTAAACTTCATGGGGTATCTTTCAACGTAATGATATCTCTGGATGGTTTAGATAAAGTTCATGATAATGTTAGAGGTAGAGAAAACAACTTTCAATCGAGTATATCCTTATTAAAATTTTTTCGTGAAAAAACCGATATCCCGGTTTCATTTGGATGTACTATTACGGCAACTAATTCTCTATTTGTCGATGAGCTACTTGACTATGCAAAATCAGAGGGAATATATGGTAGATTCAGAGTCGCGGAATTTATAGATCGTTTATATAATAAAAATCAAATTGAATATATTAAATCTTTTGATGATAAAACCAAATATAATTTGGGGCTACTTTTTTTTCGTTTAGAACATGATTTTGAAACAGTTGCTACTTATCAGAAAACTTATAGAAATATTAGGGGAATGTTAGTTGAAGGTAAGTCCAGAAGCATTGGATGCCCTTATCAACTTGATTCAATTGTTTTGAGCTCTCGCGGTGATTTACTCTACTGCTCTCCTAAATCTCCAATTTTAGGTAATACTATGCAAGTATCAGCAAAAAGTATTTATTACTCTAATTTAAAAATTAGAAAAGAAATTGCTAAAAATCATTGCCAATCTTGTATTCATGATTATCATGAGCCTGTCACTTTTGAAGAAAAACTATCTTCATTTTTAAAACATATAAAGTATAAGATTACTTATGATTGCCAAAATTTACTTAATCAATCTTCTGGGATAATTAAGGAACAGCAGATCATTCAAGACATACCACTATTGACATCAAAAACAATTCTAATTGTTGGTTGGTACGGCACCGAAACTGTTGGTGATAAGGCAATTTTATGGAGCATTATAGAGCAATTAAAATCTAGATCTAATCCACCTCAAATAATTTATCTTTCTAGTTTGTTTACTTTTGTTTCTCACTGGACAATCAAAGAGTTAGAACTTGATCAAATAAAGGTGATTGAAACTTATTCATCACAATTTGAAAAAATTTGTTCAGAAGCCGATGAAATTATTATGGGAGGCGGTCCATTAATGGATATTGAACCCCTTAATCATATATTATATGCTTTTATTCAAGGCTCAAAGACTAAGGCAATTAATCGAATTGAAGGATGTGGAATAGGCCCTTTAGTTTCTCCTATTTATACTCAGGTTGTTTCTGAAATATTCAGATTAGCTGATCATATTACTTTGAGAGATAATGCTTCAACCCGAAGATGCAAGAAAGAATTTAAAATTTCCCATGTTAAAACTGTTCCCGATCCTGCCACCAACTATGTTTTAGAAATTAAACAGAAATTAGATAGAAATTTTAATGGTAGCCCACCATTAGGCTCAAAGCCTAATATTTCCTGTTTTTTAAGAGAATGGGGAACAGACTATGCAAATGGACTAAATGAGTCAAAATACAACTGTTTAAAGGAAAAATTTGAGACTCAATTAGAGCAATTTATTTTATTTATTGCACAAAATAAAAAAACAGATATCCATCTTTTACCTATGCACTCTTTTTATGTTGGGGGTGATGATCGTATATTCAACCGATATTTAGCCAAGTCAATGCAATTACATTTGAATGGTTGTTTAGATAATATTCAAGTAAAATTTACAAGAGAATCGATTTCTCCTTTGGAAATTATAACAACAATGCATCATGCTAAACTTAATATTTGTATGAGATTTCATTCTGTTCTATTTGCTGAGACATTAAATGTTCCTTATCTAGCTATAGATTATACTCAAGGTGGAAAAATTAAAGCATTTTTGGAAGATAGAGGAAAACTAGAAAAATTAATACCTCTTCAGGAAATTGCTGAAGGTAGATGGAAAGAAAAAATTAAGCAGTTACTATAA
- a CDS encoding glycosyltransferase family 2 protein, with the protein MKEPVYVIIPVHNRKAITLQCLENLKINNDLDKYHVVVVDDGSTDGTSEAIGIQYPDVILLHGDGNLWWTGAIKMGMEYAYEQGAEYFIWLNDDCYPEKGAIDLLINTCRFSLKTIVGAQSFDSKTGSPSYGGIKIIRNKIFPINALEKVLTLCDGLNGNLVCFPISVIDDIGYPPSDILPQYHGDSTYTKLAKNAGYILFINGKAISLCDNQHLRVSWLNPKKSILEYWQDYFEIGSPSYWKAEVFYYRTMLGNKGIITYFYQKIIRFWLFFLLNQVTSSSFRKSLSKSIRQ; encoded by the coding sequence GTGAAAGAACCCGTTTACGTCATCATCCCTGTCCACAATCGCAAAGCGATCACGTTGCAATGCCTGGAAAACCTGAAAATTAATAATGATTTAGATAAATATCATGTAGTAGTAGTGGATGACGGATCTACCGATGGCACCAGTGAGGCTATTGGAATCCAGTATCCGGATGTCATTCTTCTACATGGCGATGGTAATCTCTGGTGGACAGGGGCAATCAAAATGGGAATGGAATATGCTTATGAACAAGGCGCAGAATACTTCATTTGGCTAAATGATGATTGTTATCCTGAAAAAGGTGCCATTGACTTATTGATTAATACCTGTCGATTTAGTTTAAAAACTATTGTAGGAGCACAGTCATTTGATTCTAAGACAGGTAGTCCAAGCTATGGGGGAATTAAAATTATTAGAAACAAAATTTTCCCAATTAATGCACTAGAAAAAGTTTTAACTTTATGTGATGGTTTGAATGGAAATTTAGTCTGTTTTCCCATTTCTGTTATCGATGATATTGGCTACCCACCGTCAGATATATTGCCTCAATACCATGGTGATTCTACATATACAAAGCTTGCGAAAAACGCAGGATATATACTATTCATCAATGGTAAAGCAATTTCACTTTGTGACAACCAACATCTTCGGGTATCTTGGCTTAATCCAAAAAAATCAATACTTGAGTATTGGCAAGATTATTTTGAAATTGGTTCTCCTTCCTACTGGAAAGCTGAAGTTTTCTATTATAGAACTATGTTGGGAAATAAAGGAATCATCACTTACTTTTATCAAAAAATAATACGATTTTGGTTGTTTTTTTTACTAAATCAGGTCACGTCTTCTTCATTTAGAAAATCACTGTCAAAAAGTATAAGGCAATGA